The Montipora capricornis isolate CH-2021 chromosome 3, ASM3666992v2, whole genome shotgun sequence genome includes the window atagcgacTGCCAGTGGGCGCCTGTACGTATATACATGCTGATGTTGGAtgtcacttgcttgtaaagccgGTGgatctaaaacacaggtcacattccacaggtcactcgttgcaggtcatagaccttattcataaatggcggtcacatttataattcttttgttcacgtgcaaattagcctaccaagcctcattttagagcaagaattcttttcaatttactgtatggtatcgaggcttggtaggctaatttgcacttagacaaaagaattataaattgaccgccatttatgaataaggtctattgtttcacctttttgaaagtaaccggccagagatagatagatagatagatagatagatagatagatagatagatagatagatagatagctttattaaatAAACCATTGCAGCCAAGGGCTGAATTACGGCTATTTACAATCGAACAAAGAttctaaaattatttaaaatttaaatctagaatttaaatctaaaatttaaatctaaaacgtaaatctaaaaatatattgaaAACAAGATTGCATGCCGAGAACTAAAAGCTAAGAACGGGAAGAATTTGCCAATAAAAAGCTCCGCTGAAAGCGATTTGTCTTACAAAGAGGGACATTGAAAGTCCTCTTTTTCCTGAGAGTTACTTGGCATTCATTCTTTGGCGGCAGTAAGtgatttggctaaccctagccaaattgagggtttggaGTACTTTCCAAAACGTAACACAATGACCTGCAaggagtgacctgtggaatgtgaccggCGTTTTAGAcgttgtaaagcgcatttgaatatgtaaaaagaaaacgcgctatataaattcattaccattactatTACCATTAACCAGTTTataaccgttagccgtgaaaCTTCAAGAAATGTTAACCGTTAGGcgtcaaaatgacaaaaaaaataacggtgatattttattttattttgaaaagtggaATAGGGAGTATTTCGAAATATTTAGAGACTTCAGAGCACTTGACACAATTTTACCTCCTTTGCTCTTCTCGTTGACATTCCGTCCTGCTAGTCAAGACAAAACAAGTCGCAATTAACCCCCAGCCGCAAGAGAGGATaaggtaagagaacggatctCCATGCCCCATAatagtttttagtttcgcaaagctGTTTTAagtcattacaactggccaattAGGTGCCTCTCTAAATTTTGCTGCATAGCTAAaattagatttaaaaaaaactatcatttgCCCATGTATGGGGGTTCCGTTTTttttacctcatcctctctttcCCCCAGTTGGAGATTTTGACAAAAATGTAAGTCTCATTCTGATGACCAAGGACTTATTAATTCTATTTGTAATAAAACCCTACTAACCAACAAAGAGAACCcccaaaagcaaaacaaatagtgTTTCAATTTCAACGAGGGAcgtttctttatttttcatgtaagtTAACCGCGACGGAAAAACATAACCGTTATCTGTGAAAGCTATCCAAGTGCAGTCCTACTCTAGTCCAgttctgggaacgagaatgcctACAGTCGCcagcatgttctctaccttgaattgacgattatcgttaattgttaatttgctttcaatttactgttatcgttatttcagaacagtgaaagcttgatatggattatgggaaatgaacatatttcttttaaaagcagaaccCTATGTCTGGACtagcaggactcgaacctgggaatgtgtaattaataaccccttcacttaaccactagactaccacatcactaactgcgaggatgtcattttttattgaTGTCAATAatcttttcttccaaaagtgccgctgtaaacgtgtattaacagccgctaagaagcaagcttacacagtgaaaaatgtcggttaccaaacttcaagagaaagctaaccattttaaaatcaagctttagacttaaccattattcagcaattattttatatatatactaattagttttggtaaataatcggcacatttttagtcagttgatctttagtggttaagtggataaaaacagttccttcgaagtgggtgctccgggtccaaatcctgtccaggggctgcttttacttttttctttttatttgctaccacaagtcctgggacgcagtgttctgaaatagcgataatagtaaattgaaagcaaattaacaattaacgataatcgacaattcaaggtagagaacatgttgACAGTCGTGTCTCACTACAGGCAGCCCAAGCCCGTTAAATGTCATCTCTTTATGAGggaaaatgacaactaacggcATCGTAAAAGTTCGAAAGCAACAAACctgtctaaaacggacacacgTTTACCCttcgattgcacagaaaagacgagggcAACTGTACgcagaggtaagtgaagtttatttccacatttacagcttatcttagcagttaattttcccatacaaaggcaaaaaaatcgtactccgagcttgggctgcctgtggtcgTATGTTCGCTTTACATCCGCTTGTTAAAGACGAGAGCACTGGGAACGAGCCAGCGAAGTAGGAAGTATGGACAAGTTCTTGGTGAGGTAAGATTTATAGGTAAATTTAGGTCTCTAGAATTATTCTGCAAGTGCAATGAGACTGGATGCTGCTCTTAGCTTTATAATTTGCTCGTGAATTTCGTTTCATAGTTGGATTAAAGTTGTGTCACTTAAGCCGCGAAACGGCCCTTTGACTGAGAAAGTGAAATTTATTATTTGTCGGATACGGAGACTAGCTCATGATATCCGCAAAGTGGAAACATTCTTTCACTTTTTAAATTGCATTTTCAATCGATAGAAAACACAAGCTGGAGTCTAGTGTTGACAACATCAGCAATGACGGCCAAAGGACTACAAAGTTCAGCAAACAGCAGGTGTGGAACGACCTACTTTATAGAAATTAAgccgcttaaggacggtgcctactaattaaaggtatttttgccccggtgtgtgattatgcaggaaatgtagatcttaacaagtgttattgaaatccaaaaagaaaattgggggtaaccggccatttttcaaagatagttcatggataatatttgtaaaaagctttaaaatgcaaagcaatgtatgacattcttttgcaaattgaagcttaattatctctgaaaaatgaatggttacccccaattttctttttgaataccaagagtacttactaagatctactttctccgggtagtttcaaaccgcgcaaaaatatccctgtattagtaagcatcaccgataggaaatccgagtatctggagatgcgcagaacgtatgcgcaataacaatagtaggcaccgtccttaacaataGTTCTTGCATTCTGCCTTGTCTTGCCTTTGACCCTGGAAAGGGGtgcaggggggagggggggaggtgtggggaaaggaaggaaaagggtactcccagaaaaattgggttgGGCTGTGAGGCCCACTTCCTGAAACCTAACCCTGTCTCAGACCAAAATTTGCCCCTACttcagacctgaccaaaaattttatacctatttcagacctatttCAGCTGTTACATGGTTGGCTTAACAATTTGTTGAACAGATGGTCTTATCGCCTGATGATGAAGAAGACGCTTCTTCTAgaaaacatacccaattcaagacttgagtgaAATAACCATACCCCATTACAGACCAATGGTCaaaattgataccctatttcagctaaaaaaaatgaaatgcgTGTGCTTGATGGTATTAgcttttagaaaacagtcctaagaaaatatgcgcgctgattggttaaaaatcatgtttctataactcgatggagataAAGAaatagcacgagctgttgacgtagtgatggcgcgagcaaagagaatttacattttgataattagagttaacaagttgttttcctttttctcgacgcgttgttttctaaaagaaatagaaaacatgtactccgtgtgtccatcgagttatagaaacactcttgaaagtttgggagaactcgaaaaagctgtggaaacactcgccatTCTCCtaaactttcacgagtgtttctataactcgatagaaacacggtacatgttttctatttcttaaataataatcatcatcgtcACCGTCGTTATCATCATTGTGGTCATGAGGCTCTGCCaaggtaaattccgacaagcgacatggcctaaaaagtagccATAGCACTTAAAGTGAAATTGCGACAAActacatcctttctttaaatttcagaCAGCAACATGAAACATTTATCAAGTTTTTATTACTGAGAGCAGGGTTTCTGATACCTTCATACAGTGTACCATGTGGCTATTGTGGccaatttaaataaattaaatttcttCTGTGCCACTTGATGCTATAAGGATCTTCCATATTGCAGTGGGTTTGCAATGGAAAAGCATTACAACACTGTCAATCCTTTCAGTAGGACATGATATTGATATTTGGCTAAATTATACTATCCTCAGGCAactgttgccatggaaacaatACAGCACTGCTAAAAGACCGTCTAAACCCAGATCTTGGAAAATGTCCCAAAAACTAGTACATGTAATTCTGTGACATAGGATTTTGTTGAGACCTCATTTAGTTGTTTCACCTATTATGAGGTATAAGAAAAATTTATCCAGTAGAACTTGAGTTGTTAATGATAACATACTGCAACTGTTGGAAGATTAAGTATTGTGTGTGAGACGTATGCATGCATGCTCAGCTTGAAACCCTGCCAATTAGCCTCCTTTACATGAAACTAATGCTAACACATTTGTAGCTTTGATTTCCTTGATGTCAAAAAGTATTTTAATggaaattataattattaataatattgtactATAAAGAGAGTAGGCCTTGTCCTCGCTCTTTAATTGTTATAGTTTACTGATGTCACTAGATGCAAGTCATCCACAGACAAGTTGTGTGAAAGGCATGGGGATTTATTTTCTTGTCCAGACAATGAATCCCTGGCTCACTGCATAAGTGCAGATGCCAGAATGGGTAAAGGAATAGCAGTcatcttcaagaaaaaatttGGGGGAGTAGATGACATCAAATCTCAAGGTAATGTATTAAATAATTAGCTTCCAAAAACTAAAATTCTTTCTGTCAGTACTTCTTCCTTTTAGCTACCAATCTGACATATTGTGATGTGAAAATGTTACTGCCGTGGTCAGCTCAAGCTGCTCTGAGGAAATCACAGCACCATCTCTGTGTGGAATTAATGTTAagataatattaattttgacatTAACAGGAATGTTTGTTCACTTTTTCTACATTTTTGAACATAAGTTTGAACATAATTTTTCACATACTGTATCAGTCATCGGGACAATAGATGATTTGTCAATTCACATGAATttattatgcctttttatctcAAATTTATAAGGGGATTTATAGTGGGTGTTGGGCACCCTTCCCTCTCGctacatgaaaaaaaatatatttatattgaCTGCTATGACTCACAGTTATGTTGTATTATTTTGTAGGGCAGAAGCCAGGAGGTGTGGCAATCCTGAAAAGAGGAGACAGATATGTGTATTACTTGGTAAAGATTATTTTGTTTAGAGTCCTAAACTTAAATGGTTTCACTAATTATCCTTATTTAGGCTACCAATGAACAAAAACCTGTGGCTGTTCTCAATggtttctacctcagaaatttccaatttgaaaatcaaatgccaataataaaattattttgtttaccCTAATATAAGCCCAGAGGGGGCCCCCATTGAGGGGTAAAATCATCTGCCTTTAGATagaataaaatctataagtggcactatcgGGAATTCAAGGGTTAGCAAATTTGTACCGTAACGGCAACATTTGGTAACCTCCTGAACAAAAATTTTTCAATGCTCTCAATACAATGGAACAGTTCACATTTGTGTGTAATGACCATTTTTGTACACAGTCATGTATTTTTAAACTTCCAGTGATGTCTCCCTAGTGTTGTCACCCCTGATCCAAAAGTTGTTATTTAATGAAACAGTTTAGAATCCAATTGAGGCCttacactactgtaaaattgatgttaaaatcgTTAAAAAACGTTTAGAAtccgagctttcgccgatctacggcatcatcagggataagaaaaattagtaaaatccaactagtggtctattatcgatgctgcattctgattggatgagctactagtaggctatttgttatagcccactagtagcgaaaagcgccggctttgaaaaccaaaacaacaattaaagtctagctttaactagcgaaagatgttttgtctcgatatttttttgaccaactagttggattttactaaaacaattattcctctcgccctcatggcctctgagtcaatagcccattcggccttcggcctcatgggctattgactcagagcccattcgggctcgaggaataattgttaaatattcggCGTAGGGCTTATATACAGATGTAAAGTAAAAATGTGTCAAAAGCGAAAGAATGTGGGGGTAAAATGCCTAAAATAAATAGAGGTATGACTATGAATAAAAACGAGTGGTATGATCTAATGACCGAGTGTAAAGAAGATATGCTAAGTAATTTCTAGAATAAAAGATCCGCGAATTCGCTGCATTCCTCTCGGGAGTTCTTGATAGGTTTGTACTTTCGTATGTAAAACGCTTCGAGCAGTCGTAGATTTGCGGGATCGTTTTCTAGTACAATACTCTTAATTTCGATGCCTTTGTAGACCTTGTTTTGGCACTGAGAGAGGTGTCTCTTCACGGAGGAGTTGTCATTGTTCAGGTGTTCTCTCACACGATCGTGGATAAAGCGTATAGTGCTCCCGATGTAATGCTGGTTGCAGTTGTTGCATGTGATTTGGTAAACAGCATTGCGTAATAAGCACAATTTGGTGCCGGATATTGGGCAATTGGCCCTCGTGCATGTCCGTTCTTTGTTGTTGTGAGAGAGGGCTCGTCTGAGAGTATATGATTTGTGCGCGACCCGAACTGGTATGCCCTCTTTTCGGAAAATGCTTGTGATTCTGTACTTTAGACGTTCGGAGATGTATGGGATCTTCAGGTACGACCATTCGGTGTTGAGAGGTCGGGGGTTTTCCTGGTGGTTCTGTGAGTGCTTAGTTTTGTCTAAGTATGATGCTTTCGGGATACCCATTGAGACGGAGGACGTCGTCAAAATTCCCGAGAGGAATGCAGCGAATTCGCGG containing:
- the LOC138042281 gene encoding ADP-ribose glycohydrolase OARD1-like isoform X2; the protein is MDKFLVRKHKLESSVDNISNDGQRTTKFSKQQFTDVTRCKSSTDKLCERHGDLFSCPDNESLAHCISADARMGKGIAVIFKKKFGGVDDIKSQGQKPGGVAILKRGDRYVYYLVTKEKYFHKPTYDTLQSSLEAMKDHCISHGVTSLSMPRIGCGLDGLQWSRVQNIIDKVFQETDIRVTVYTL
- the LOC138042281 gene encoding ADP-ribose glycohydrolase OARD1-like isoform X3; translated protein: MTAKGLQSSANSRCKSSTDKLCERHGDLFSCPDNESLAHCISADARMGKGIAVIFKKKFGGVDDIKSQGQKPGGVAILKRGDRYVYYLVTKEKYFHKPTYDTLQSSLEAMKDHCISHGVTSLSMPRIGCGLDGLQWSRVQNIIDKVFQETDIRVTVYTL